GGCTCATCGACCAGCGAGACCCAGATCAGCCCCGCGCCCTCCCGGCACAAGTAACGCTCCAGATTGACCTTCAGTATTCCGTTGAGCTCCGGACGGGAGGGGATGTTGACCAGGTTGCCCTCCATGTCGTAGGACCAACCGTGGTAGGGGCAGTTGATGCAGCCGTTCTCGATCCAGCCGAGCGAGGGCGCCGCTCCCTTGTGCCTGCAGACGTCCATGAACGCTCGGACCGTCCCCTCATGGCGGACTAGGAGGATGCGTTCGCCGAGGAGTTGGCCCTGCAACATCTCGCCCTCGACCACATCGCCGCTGTAGGCGACCGGATGCCAGAAGTGCCACATGGCGCGGTACCACTTGGAGTCGCGCTCGGGTACGAACGGATCGGCTAGGTCCTGCATGCTCGGCTTGGCCATTCTCACCTGCCTTCCGGTCCGGATCCTGGGTACACGTTCAGAGGAAGAAGGCGCCGCCGTTGACCAGCAGGCTCTGGCCGGTGACGAAATCGGACGCCGGGGAGCTGAGGTAGATGATCGTTCCCACCATGTCGTCAGCCTCCTGGGTGCGCCGGATGGCCCGGCCCGACACCACGAACGGGTCGCTGGTGGCGTCGGTAGGACGGAGATCCGGATTGGGGATCAGATCCGGCGAAACCGTGTTGACCGTGATGCCCTCGGGACCCAGTTCGTTGGCCAGACACCTGGTGAGGCCCAGCAAGGCCGACTTGCTGGCCACGTAGTGGGGGAAGCCGAGCGTCCCCTTGTAACAGGTATTGGAAGCGATGTTGATGATCTTGCCCGAGCCTTGGGCCGCCATGTGCGGGTATACCGCCTTGGTACACAGCCAGACCCCCCGGACGTTGACCTCGAAGGTGCGATCCCACTCGGCCACGGTCAGGTCCGTGAAGGGCCCCCTGGTGGTCTCCGAGAACATGGCGGCATTGT
The window above is part of the bacterium genome. Proteins encoded here:
- a CDS encoding SDR family oxidoreductase, with product MGVLDGKVVIITGGARGIGRAYALGVAAEGARVVIADLLDGSPVVEELADSGSEALSVTTDVSDEASTAAMAEAAMDRFGRIDVLINNAAMFSETTRGPFTDLTVAEWDRTFEVNVRGVWLCTKAVYPHMAAQGSGKIINIASNTCYKGTLGFPHYVASKSALLGLTRCLANELGPEGITVNTVSPDLIPNPDLRPTDATSDPFVVSGRAIRRTQEADDMVGTIIYLSSPASDFVTGQSLLVNGGAFFL